In Doryrhamphus excisus isolate RoL2022-K1 chromosome 21, RoL_Dexc_1.0, whole genome shotgun sequence, a single genomic region encodes these proteins:
- the LOC131108538 gene encoding C-C chemokine receptor type 9-like — MEDLIHSTYMTGVTHDFVTDPADDYSDYYDTGPTETTGMCDRSWVRQFRGRYEPPLFWIIFVLGSLGNLMVVWIYTTVRNRLKTMTDVYLLNLAVADLLFLCTLPFWAMDATKGWDFGVGLCKVVSAVYRINFFSSMFLLTCISVDRYIAIVQVTKAQNWKKKRLFYSKLACLVVWLLSTIFALPEFIFAQVKTDLSGSSFCVLVYWNNLNNRTKILVLSLQICMGFLLPLLVMIFCYSVIIRTLLQARNFEKHKALRVIFIVVFVFVVSQLPHNGLLMMEASQAANTTITECDVVKRFDVAGQIAKSLAYTHACLNPFLYVFVGVRFRQDLLKMIKMCGSGLSKGGLGKSQAGPKRPSVATDTDTTPALSL; from the coding sequence GACCCCGCGGACGATTACAGCGACTACTACGACACCGGTCCCACCGAGACCACCGGAATGTGTGACAGGAGCTGGGTCCGACAGTTTCGAGGGCGGTACGAACCGCCCCTCTTCTGGATCATCTTCGTGCTGGGTTCCCTTGGCAACCTCATGGTGGTCTGGATCTACACCACGGTGCGCAACCGCCTCAAAACCATGACCGATGTCTATCTGCTCAACCTGGCCGTGGCCGACCTCCTCTTCCTGTGTACGCTGCCCTTCTGGGCCATGGACGCCACCAAAGGATGGGACTTTGGCGTCGGCTTATGCAAGGTGGTGTCCGCTGTCTACAGGATCAACTTCTTCAGCAGCATGTTCCTGCTCACGTGCATCAGCGTGGACCGCTACATCGCCATCGTGCAGGTCACCAAGGCTCAAAACTGGAAGAAAAAGCGTCTCTTCTACAGCAAACTGGCCTGCTTGGTTGTGTGGTTGCTCTCCACCATCTTTGCTCTGCCTGAGTTTATTTTCGCCCAAGTGAAGACGGACCTAAGCGGGTCATCGTTCTGCGTCCTGGTCTACTGGAACAACCTAAACAACCGAACAAAGATCTTAGTGCTGTCCCTGCAGATCTGCATGGGCTTCTTGCTCCCGCTCCTTGTCATGATCTTCTGCTACTCCGTCATCATCCGCACGCTCTTGCAGGCCCGCAACTTTGAAAAACACAAAGCTCTACGCGTCATCTTCATCGTGGTATTCGTATTCGTCGTCTCTCAGCTTCCGCACAACGGCCTACTAATGATGGAGGCCTCGCAGGCCGCCAACACCACCATCACCGAGTGCGACGTCGTCAAGCGTTTCGACGTGGCCGGTCAAATCGCCAAGAGCCTAGCGTACACCCACGCTTGCTTGAACCCTTTCCTGTACGTCTTCGTCGGGGTGCGCTTCAGGCAGGATCTACTGAAAATGATAAAGATGTGCGGTAGCGGACTGAGCAAAGGGGGACTCGGGAAAAGCCAAGCCGGTCCTAAACGGCCGTCGGTCGCGACTGACACTGATACCACACCTGCTCTTTCCTTATAA